The sequence below is a genomic window from Chelonoidis abingdonii isolate Lonesome George chromosome 6, CheloAbing_2.0, whole genome shotgun sequence.
GAGCTGTATGTGGGGACATACGTTGGCAGGTGTTGAAAGAGAATGGacttattttattttgacttatACAAACAATTGCACCAATCCTCTTATGTAAACAAATGATACAACCAAACTATTAACAAAGAACTCTTCTCGCCTCTCCATGCGTGAATCAATAAACGGTACCCCTCTTTAATGCAATTATACCAGGCTCCACAGACTCCATTCTCAGATGTTTGGAAAAGCCGATGTAGCCATATATTTAGAAAGTCAGATGCTGGCTCTGTCAGGCAAAGGGATAGGAAGCTGAATTCTGTTCTGGTTCTTGTATTATCAGCAGAAATGATAACGAAGCTCTGCTGGAGAACTTTGTACTGACACTACATGATCCACGAAGCTGTCAGATCCTAGGATGAATTTGCAGAGCAGTCAATTATAAGAATTGCTTTTAACTTGTAAGCTGGGGGATCACTGAAGCACAATAAAGTGGGAAGCCTATGATACTATTCATAGTTACTTTTCACAGTGGAACTACATGCTTACTGCTCTTAGATTGCACCATTATACCACTAATATGcaaactaacattttttttttcctcaacagTGAGGACAATGTCCCTGATTCCAAAGAAGTTAAAGACAAATTCCATGACCGCCTCACTGAAGCTTTAAGTGAATATGGACCAAACTTCCTTGCCTACTTTGCCTCCTTTGTAACAACTGGTCTTCTCTGGTTTGTCCACCACTCGCTCTTTCTTTACATAACAAAAGCAACTCGATTTATGGGACTGCTGAACACATTTTCATTGGCTTTCATTGGAGGGCTTCCTCTTGCTTACCAGCTGACCAGTGAATTTGCAGAGAAGTCTCACAATGAAATAGAAGCTATTCAGGTCAGCTGTGTAATCACTTTCTTTGCCAGCATCTTTCAGTTTGCTATATGGATCACAGCTCTGTTCCACGAAAGAGAAACCTTGCATCCTTTGGCAAGTTATGGGGGCAAGGAACATGCTTTTATGTTTGCTAAGCTTGCGCTTTACCCGTGTGTCAGCCTTGGGGCCTTCTTTCTAACCTGCTTGTTAAGTAAGTTCAGCACAGCGATTTTTCACATCATGCAGATTGTAGTCCCATTTGCTTTCCTGGCCCTGCGCATCCTTGTCAAGATTTCTTTGGCAATTATGAAGCCAATGTTGTCTCTCTCCAGACGGAAGAACCTAGTGTTAGATGAAGAGGAAACATGTTTGTCTCCTGCTGAAACACTCTCATAGATTTCCATGCAGCACATGTGAAATTGTAACAACCTTTCTAATTCTAACTTGTGTTGTTCTAACGTAGTAGATGACTGGTCTATCCTAAAGTCTACGTTGGTCATAACTGGGGCATCTTTAATGTTTAGCTAAAGGATCTCATGTCCCTTTCTTTAGAAATACAAGTATTTCTATTACTTGGGTGAGTGGAGGAGCCAAAGAACAGCAGGATCTCCCTCTTCAACAGACTACCCACAAGGAAAAAGTACTGCTTGAAGCATTACTGCAGTGGTAATGCACTAGAAACAGATCAGAAGATAAGCAGCATTAACCGGTTGCTCTGACATACATTATGAAAGTCAGTAACATGGCAATCGCTAGCAGAATGGTTGGAAGCTGACTGTGCCACTATTGAAGGCGGAGGGAGGAGGCTGGAAATTGTGAAGGAGACTCCCTCTCAGCATCCAGGTGGGAGAATCCTCAAAAAACCTTTGTCCTCCCCAGGTAGAATGCCAGCATCCCTTTATTTTCCTCCCGGGGCTCTTCCATAAAGTCACCAATCCTGTGGCTGCACTTCAAAAGTTGCTTGTCTTTTGGGTTGCTCTGCTGAGCACGTGCAGGCTGGAAGGGAATGTGTGGCCCACACACAATAGTTACAGACTACCCtcacacaaacacaaattcaTGAAGTCAATCATaggttattgtttttaaaaaatatttcttaacaTGACAGGATTCATGTGAATAGTTATCATTTCAGGGTGTGAACCAGCCATATTCACCTCCTCCTGGGAAGACTGTTAAGAGCTGTGGGACCTGAAGTAGCTTTGTCTTCAGCTCTGAAACAAAGCTGCCAGCCAGAGGTGAAAGAAGTTTCTGCACTTCTCTCCACTATCCTATTAGCCCCCAGGGGAAACTCCCCGACAACAGTCTGCAGCTGGAAACATGATTTAGgggacactgggagctgctgtTCTTAACCCAATTCCTAGGTATGTGAGAGAGTTGACCCTTTCCCTGTCTAGAGGCTGCCCAGGGTGTTAATATGATAACTGCCATAGGCTGCACAGCTCTAGGAGGGAACAGAGAACTGACCCAGCAGGAGGAATTACAGTGCCTAGGTGGAAGGGAACTCCTTTCTGTTAGTTCCCCCACCCTCTTCTATGTGTGGAACGAAGTTGTTACGTTGGGCCATGTGCCGCAGGTCCACCTTTCCCCTGAAGAAGTGTGCAGGCTACATACTTCTCTTGGATAGAGTCATTACCTTGCATTGTGAAATGGCTGTGCCTGATACTTCTGCTCTAGTTAAAACTATGAGGAATCATGTTTACTCTTAAAAAACGCTATAGCAAATAAACAGAATAAATCTTTTTGAAAACCACTTTAAAAAATTAGTCCAGTTCAAATTGCATTGAAATCACCTCTCCTTTTAGTACAGTGCATTTTAGTACCGAAATGTAGTAGTTGGTATTATGCACCTTATTCGGAAGGGTTGTATCTTAGGAAATATCACTTTGTTTGGGGGGTTTGTACCTGGTTTATTGTGAATGGCTTACAGTGGGGTTGTGTATTTTGTTGCATATTGCTGTTCAGTGTGAGATCTGATAAAAGCAGTTTTGGTTCTTTGTTCTCATCGGTTTTACTGCTGCTGTGCAATAGCTATTTGTATTTGTAATAATTTCAGATCAGTTAAAATTCAAGGCATCTAGTGTATTTCTGTTCCAATTAAATCAAAACCTGATGATTACAATTAAAACAATGTACTAGGAAtatgtctttttattttcttgaaaaataCTGTTGTTCCATCTTTAACTTTAGCACCTTTGGACTGGAATCTTAATTCATGTAATGGGATAAATCTCCTTAGAATCCTGATGTGTTTTAGCCAGAAGGTGAATCTGTAGGGtgccttttatattcttttaaCCATTCAGCAAACTGTCTCTCATCACCAATGATGTTTAAGAAATTGGAGCCATGTACTCCTACATGTTTGTGaactcatggacttcagtgagaggtCTACTTATGCATGAGGGAGAGTTTGATCTAAGACAACGAAGCAGGGCATACAAACCTGGTCTAATGCAGAAAATGTGTTCAGTAAAGCTTTGATGCTAACATTACCACTAAATTTGAAGAAATCCTGACTCTCTTGTGAGGCTAGATTTAGTAGTTGAAAGATAAAATGGTTTAGGTtcatagacttcaaggccagaagggaccatcatgatcatccagcctgatctcctgcatattgcaggcaacagaacctcaccccccaactcctgtaacagacccctaacctgTGGCTGTTACTGAAGATTAATATGAAAAATAAGCAGCTGCACTCCAATGTGGCATGTCTTACAGTTTTGTTCCTGCTCTGAAAGAGCAGTGAATTAAACTAGATAAACTCACTGCCAGACATAATCATGTTGATAAAATAACACCTTTGTTTTGAACCCCAATTATATTGGAGGAGTGGGGCTAACAAAGATTTAAGAGTCCCTTCCACAGACAGCATTTTTCTACTTGTAACCCAGTTCACAATACTCAATTCAAATTAGCCATTCACGTATGTTTCAATTTAATTTTCCAAACCCCTACATTTGGGAACAAACTTGACCTGAAAGTTCCTTTAAGTGTACAAAGAGTTGGCTTTAGATTGGTCTGACATGTCTTTTTGTAAGTTCTGATGAAACAAGCTGCATTTTCAAATGAACAGGAACTGTGGACTCCATGACAGTTTAAACTCCACCTTTTTACAGCAGGTTTCTACCCCAAATCAGTAAGGATTACAGCTATTTCTTTTTGACACAACTGTTTTTATAAATGTTGCTTTTGATCTAATGAAAATGGACAACTCAGAATTAAAGATTGTACCAAAGAGTGTTATCCATTTTTAATCGATGTAAAAAAGTCATTATTTCCTGGAGGTGAAAATGTTTACAAGTAGGATTGTGTGTTCATTTCCAGGGAAGATGGAAGTTGTTCTCAGAAGCAGTCAGTATTGCCAGAGCTACATCATTTGCCCCTGAAGTAGAATAGTCAGCCTGGAACAAGCAATAGCAATGTGTGAATGACCTCTGCAAATGTTCTTTCTGTCCTGCTCCTGCGTAATGCAACTGTCATCCCACAACGATGGCCATCTTTATAATTACCTATCACGGTGTACAAAGAGGCAGATGCCATCACTAGCTACCTGTTCGTAGGTTGTTTGCATTTTCTAATAATCTGCTAGCACATCTTTCTCTGTTCTATTTTGCCTGGAATAACTTTGAAATGAAATGCCTCTGTTGTGAGCTAAGGAGAATGGAGTTAGTGCTAAAACAAAACTATTGCTATGAAAAAGCATGGTAAAAGAAGCAGTTTTCACTAGGGGCCCTCCAAAGTAATGGAGACTAGGacataactatttttaaattgCGTGAGCAGTGGATAACTGAATCATCATTACAGCtgggtaaaaaaaaatgtagttcaatttttatttattagtcCAATGTGAGAATTTAGTGCAACTACGAAGTGTGCACTCTTtattcttccttttcctctccatGTGTGATAGTGTAGCAGAAAGACTTATAATCCAAGTTTCCTGCTGCATCAATAGGGGAACTCTTGAACATCTGGTCTATCTGTAGAGcattaaaagaaaagaacaatgTTATGTTTTTCCAAAGCAGTGTTTTAGCAACCTTCAACTTAAAACTCCATCATGGAAGCAAGTATCTGCAGCGACTGACTCATTCTTAtttctgaattattttgaaaaatgaatagAGAGCATTTAACAGCTTCAAACAGATGATGTTCTGTTAGCTAGTAATTCAGTAGGCCTCTGCAATGGGAGTGTTGTAACAAGGGGTTAGTGGTAATTCCTAAAGCCACTGAGTAAAAGGATTTCCAAACACTCATGTCCCTTAtccaagggtacatctacactacaggattattccgattttacataaactggttttataaaacagattgtataaagtcgagtgcatgcagccacactaagcacattaatttggcggtgtgcgtccatggcctGAGGCTAGAGTccatttccggagcgttgcactgtgggtagctattccatagttcccgcagtctcccccgccccttagaattctgggttgagagcccagtggctgatggggcaaaaatcattgtcgcggctagttctgggtaaatgtcatcagtcattccttcctccgggaaagcaacggcagacaatcatttcgcaccctttttccctggattgccctggcagacgccatagcacggcaaccatggagcccgttcagcttttttttttttttttttttttttttacagtcaccgtatgtgtactggatgcacgcggacagaggcgatactccagcgctacacagcagcattcatttgcttttgcatgatagcagagacggttatcagtcgttctgtacctgTCTGCTGCcggcgtaaattggcaatgagatgacggttatctgtcgttctgtactgtctgctgctatcatgggtgcccctggctgagatcggccggggcaaaagcaaaactgggaatgactccccgagtcaatccctcctttatggtttctaaaaatagagtcagtcctgcctagaatatgggcaagtgtactagagaaccagtgtatcagagagcacagctgctccatgtcagatcccgcagaaatgatgagctacatgccattcacgggggtgcccctgcaacaaccccacccgttgcttccctcctcccccaaccttcctgggctaccgtggcagtgtcccccccatttgtgtcatgaagttataaagaatgcaggaataagaaacagtgacttgttagtgagataaaatgagggggaggcagcctcccggggctatgacagtccaggcaggacattaagcggtgcgggggagaggagcccagcatgccgctgctatgacagtccaggcagtacagaatcttttctttacacaggaaagggagggggctgatggagctcagcccccagttgctatgatgaggacggttaccagccgttctgtaccatctactgggaatgaccaggagtcattcctatttttacccaggcgcccctggccagcctcacctgaggccagccaggagcactcacgggctgatggtgacacGGAatatcagtcctactgcaccatctgccaccggggaggggagaggagccggatactgctcttcactgctgcagcatcgcgtctaccagcagcattcagtagacatagggtgacattgaaagaagtcaagaaactatttctttcccttttcttcacgtggcgggggggggagtaaattgacgaagctattccctgaaccacaccggacaatgtgtttgaacctacaggcattgggagctcagccaagaatgcaaatactttttggagactgctgtggactgtgggatagctggagtcctcagtacccctccctccctccctccatgagcgtccatttgagtctctggcttcccgttacgcttgtcacgcagcactgtgtagcctggagatttttttttttcaaacgctttggcatttcgtcttctgtaacaaaatttagattttcactattaaatttccccatacagcgatcagatccagtatctcccgtacggtccatgctggagctctttttggatttgggactgcattgccacccgtgctgatcagagctccacgctgggcaaacaggaaatgaaaatctaaattttgtggggcttttcctgtttacctggccacagcatccgagttcagattgctgtccagggataccgcccagaggccaataccgtcgatttgcagccacactaaccctaatccgatatggtaatatcaattttagcgctactcctctcgttggggaggagtacagaaaccaatttaaagagccctttatatcgatataaagagcgttgtagtgtggacgggtacagcgttaaatcggtttaacgctgctaaaatcggtttaaacgcgtagtgtagaccaggcccaagagaggttattttaaacttttataaCAGAATAGTCTTGCTGCCTTTCTAGGAAGCAACTGTTGTATAAACAGATACAGTAGTATACAAACCTCTTCAGCAGTGAATTTGTCAGCCTGTGTCATCATCATGCGTTTTAAGCTAGTTAAAACAGAGAGAAGATTAGTCAGATCACTCTTTAAATCAGAGTTAGGATAGCACAGGCACAGTTCCTCACAACGAAATAATTCTAGAATACTTTATTTTGCAACCTTGTCTTTGGAAAATTttaagttaagaaaaaaaaacaacctctacTACCATTCTATTTACTGTGTAGTTAAATTGTTTTCCCTCAGACAGCTGGCTAGTTCCCAACTGGATAACATCTGCACACTGTTCAGTTGTGGTTTTAGCTTAGTAGGTACCAGCTGGGAAGGGCAATGAGTATCCTTTGAGCAGAAAGTAGGGTAAGACTGTTGCCCAGAGTGAGTCCTAACACTCCTCATCAGCTGTTCTCTACTCATTCCTTAGGTTTGGAGTTGGGTCCAATCTATGTACAAAGCTGTTGTGTTTTAACTAACGGCGCGATTTAATACCAATGTAATTAAAACAGTATAACTTTGTGTGGCTATTCTGAGACTGGTTTAAACCTGGCTAATATTGGTTTAGCTTGTGCCTGTAAATTGACAGGCACAAGCTATCCTGATATAAACACTTAAGCATTCAGCTATAGCAATCTGTATTGGGCTTGTACCTGTTTAACTAGGTATACAGATCTAAACTGTGTGCAGTCAAGCCCTAGCCGGGAGAAGGCAGGATCACCTGTATGTTGGAGCAAGAAGAGAACTGTTGCATCTGGCTGGAAAGCATCCTTAGATGAGTCATGCTACTGCCCTTTGCAGAATTAAGAAGGATGTAAAGGAGGATATGGATCTGGTGGGGCATGGGGGTGATATGGTGGGGAGGCACTGAGGAGTTCACTTGTCTCAAGTTTATACACCACAAAGCACactatcaggaaaaaaaagttcaAGATGCTTCTTATGCAAACAACTTAAATATGCaggctaatatttaaaaaacaaaacatgtctcTGGCATGCTCCCCCAAGAGGAGAATGGAAAGTACACTTGCCATGCACTATCCCTGCAGGAAAACTATTTTAATAGTTTTACTGTCACGCAATATACAACAGTTTAATTCAATGTTGTCCACGTGTACAAATGGGTGGAACACATAACTGTCCAACAAATAGAAGGTTTTTCAGTGGTATCTGGTTTGCTTAGTGGGGAAAAGCTCCAGTAATTATCTTCCTGGGCATTATTACAAAGTCACTCATTTACTCTTGTCTTGCATTCTGTTCCTGCACTTTATAATTTTCAAATTACTATATATTGTTAAATTAATAAAGCTAGTGAGCTGAAAAAGGAAGGAATAAATCTGTTAATTTATCAGTTAATACTCAATATAATCCAAAATACTTAGATCTCAACTGCCTACTGTAATGTGACTGTTATGATTCTTGATAGGCTTGATAACCATAGAAGTAAACTTACTAGTCTTTGTGAATGTGTCCTTTACCATCTGGATCAAACATTTTGAATGCGTTTAGTATGGTCTCTTCCCCATCCATACCTGTAGAAAACAACAGATGCCAATGTGGCTCAGCTGATACCACACTTCCCCCTGGTTGGAATCTTTCGCAAGAACAATACTCAGGCCCAGTAGTACAATGGGTCTGTGGTACTGGAAGTGCTATCTCTACACAAAACAGCATTTGATAGCTACAGAGGTGTGCTTGAGGAGGAAAAAATGAGAGAACATACTCGGATTCTGTTGGAATAAATGGAGCTGACAGCAATTTTAAGGGGGAGTGaaaattttaagacttttttaaaaGAGGGGGAGACTGCCTCTTCTGAATAGTAGGTGTGTATACATCCTCTGAGACATCAAATGGAGGATGTCTGCTTGGAAGTAAATTAGTCTAGGATCCTTTAAGAAATGACATGTTTAGTGGTCAATCTGACTTCACTGAATTATAGCAGGCTCTGCAATATCAGGCAGTAGTATAATTTGCAGCCAGGGAACAATATACTTACACTGTTATTTTGAAAATCAGTCTGAAATCCTAAGACACCTGAGCAAATTCTATTGTataaattaataataagaataaaaattaGAGTTGCAaagccacatttttttaaaaaaaaataggtagcTAAAAATAGCCTcaagtccattattacttttctcagtaattggttaaatatttcaaaagtgctgagaacCCTGCTGCTGTTATATATTTCTGTAGAGCTGTTGTATTGGTGTAAAGTGTAGTGGGGGGGAGGGCCTGACAGGCTTTATGAAGTCCCCAAGGAACAGGTGGATGGGTATAGTAGTGGAGTGACAGCCAAGAAACAACAATGGGGAGAGATGGGTCTGCTCTGGAGAGAGTTTTGCAGGGCAAGACAGTTTAGGGAGAAGTCAGATCTAGCCCTGCAGGTGGGCAAGCTCTGCCAAGGTCTCGAAATGGCATTACAAGTTTCACAGAAATTTCTCTGCAGGCACTGTAAGAACAAAACCTTAAAGAATTACTGCCAAAAACTGGAGCTCACGTTAGAACATTGTCTCTAGCAGATGTCAGCTGGACCATGTCAATGTTAATtcctaatttcattttaaaatacatgtcaTAATTGCCATGGAGTAAGGACTTACTCTTGCTACGTGCCTTGACACTTTAATTGACAAATACATACTGTTGTCTCTGATGCAGGTGAGCTTTGACTATCATTCAGAATTACCAACCTTAAGACTGTTCTATGAGCAGTAAAGTTGAAGTAAATGATTAAAGCCTTTTCAAAAAGGAACTGGACACATGGGATGTTCAGATTAAGGCTTGGTCTACTGCACCACGCAGTTCGGTTGACGTAAGGCACCTTATGTCGACCTCATTACATCAGTGTACACATTAGAGCCTTTTCTGgccaatgtaagtgccctactcCACTgccataactccacctccacgaaaGGCACAGGGCTCACATCAGTGTAGTTACACTGCCTTCCTTACATGAGCTGTTGGCTATCTTGTCAATGTCATGGCTCCATGGCCGTGCCATTGACAAGAAAGCTGGATAGCTATagcccagctgcccccagctcctTGCTCCCAGATGGCTGTGCCTGCTCAGGGAGCTGCCCCCAGTTCCTGGGGGAGAGTAGAGAAGCCCAGGCAGCTGTCCCCATTCCCAGCTggaagtggggagctgagagcccgaGGGACAGCTGGACTCCTGTCGGGGAACTGTGCAGAGCGGTGCCCTGGCTCTCAGCtctccacactgcccctcttctgTCGGTGGAAGTGCTTCTGGTGAGGATGCGGTGGCTCTAAGTCTACCTGAGATTGACAAGTCTGTATTATACACACACCCTAAGGAACTTCTCAATAACGGCATATATAGACGAGGGGGGGCAACCTACAGCCTGTGAGCTCCtctggggagcaggatctggggcttgccccactccagccagggagctgggtcAGGAGCTGCACCACgcagcttggccccactctggtGCTCCAGACAGGGCGCAGGGTTGGAGTCTGCACCATGTGGCTCCCAGGAGCTGCgtcatggccctgctccagctcctatgtgctcCAATGGCCTCATTCGATgctccactgggagctgcaggggtggtgcctgcaaatggagcagcgtgcagagctgcctggctgtgcctccgcgtaggagccagagaggggacatgctgctgcttccaggagtcacTTGAGATAAGCACCGCTCAGAGTCTGCACCTCTCCCCACGCCCAaacccccgtcccagccctgaaccccctcctactctccaaacccctcgatcccaacttggagcaccctcctgcaccccaaacctctctccagccccagcccagagcccgcataccctcccacacccctattttgtgagcattcatggcccaccatacaatttctattcccagatgtggccctcagaccaaaaagtttgcccacccctgatatagATAGTATGAAACTCACCAAGTAACTTTGCTCCAAAGAGATTCAAAAACATTGTGAAATTAATGGGTCCAGCAGCTTCCTTGAGCATGGATTCTAGCTCTTCatcttttacatttgttttacctAAATTAAAGGAACAGGTCTCTCAGTGTACAAATACCCATACTGTTTAGAGTTATAATAGACAAAGCACCTATCTTTGGTTCTAGGCACCTTCACTAACACGTACTAGCTGTATGATTGCCCCCCATAAAATACTTGAACCATTTCAATACAgcttttctcttattttcttcattttgcttTGTAACTTTCTACAATTCTTTCAACAGAATCCCCTCTTCAAATGACTTTTAGAACCATAGCACTTCTAATGCTCTACAAAGTCCATCTTGGCCAAATGTAGGGAATCTCTTTGTAGTGGGTGAGGGATGGACTTCAATAGCTGTAGTTGGCTTCTGAAAAGAAGATCTGCAAAAATCTGTCAAAAGGAGTTGATAAAGCTGTATGGCTGTACAAATCACTCCTTCCAATTACGGGATAATTATGGGGAAAATGTATACATGAGGCACCGCTATGGAGGCGTGACCACCAACCAGACCTGCAGGTGTAAactagaaaaaaacagaagaaactcAAAAGGAGAGTATGCAAAATGGACTGGTTTTAGGTAATACATGCTTGCAAGTTTCATAAGACTTTCCTCCTTACAGCAGAtgtctctttaatctagcagaaaaatcattggaaactgaagctagacaaatttagaagATGCAATATTTTTTGCCAGTGAGGGTAATTACACATTGGAACAACTTAGATAGTGATAcattggattctccatcacttgcagtcttcaaatcaagattggatagcTTTCTAGAAGAGGTGTTATAGCTCAATCAGAAGTGATGGGCTttatgcaggaatcactgggtgaggttctgtagcctaTGTCATGCAAGaaatcagaccagatgatcacagctGTCCCTTCTGGTTGTAAAATACATTAATTCACTCTTTTTTAAAGTGTGAGGGGGTTCTAAGGATGGGTTAGTAGAGCTCAAATATTATGGAAAATGTGGGAGTTATAGTCCTAAAATACTtcaacactttaaaaagaaaccttTGATTTTCTGCACTAATAGT
It includes:
- the TMEM175 gene encoding endosomal/lysosomal proton channel TMEM175 isoform X1 codes for the protein MTFLIVTVAWTAHVRLFQVIVLIDDVLALLNLACMMLITFLPYTFALMASFPGRPFGIFMFSTCAVVIGLIQAVIVVYGFYHPYLLNHQIQVSENQAFYKHHILQIILRGPVLCLLAAIFSFFFFPVSYVLLGLVVFLPHITRLIIWCKNKTVGPKDDEESRRLEAFTFYLNEPLSKERVEAFSDGVYAIVATLLILDICEDNVPDSKEVKDKFHDRLTEALSEYGPNFLAYFASFVTTGLLWFVHHSLFLYITKATRFMGLLNTFSLAFIGGLPLAYQLTSEFAEKSHNEIEAIQVSCVITFFASIFQFAIWITALFHERETLHPLASYGGKEHAFMFAKLALYPCVSLGAFFLTCLLSKFSTAIFHIMQIVVPFAFLALRILVKISLAIMKPMLSLSRRKNLVLDEEETCLSPAETLS
- the TMEM175 gene encoding endosomal/lysosomal proton channel TMEM175 isoform X2, with protein sequence MMLITFLPYTFALMASFPGRPFGIFMFSTCAVVIGLIQAVIVVYGFYHPYLLNHQIQVSENQAFYKHHILQIILRGPVLCLLAAIFSFFFFPVSYVLLGLVVFLPHITRLIIWCKNKTVGPKDDEESRRLEAFTFYLNEPLSKERVEAFSDGVYAIVATLLILDICEDNVPDSKEVKDKFHDRLTEALSEYGPNFLAYFASFVTTGLLWFVHHSLFLYITKATRFMGLLNTFSLAFIGGLPLAYQLTSEFAEKSHNEIEAIQVSCVITFFASIFQFAIWITALFHERETLHPLASYGGKEHAFMFAKLALYPCVSLGAFFLTCLLSKFSTAIFHIMQIVVPFAFLALRILVKISLAIMKPMLSLSRRKNLVLDEEETCLSPAETLS
- the MYL5 gene encoding myosin light chain 5 produces the protein MASRKTKKKEGGARRAQRASSNVFSNFEQTQIQEFKEAFTLIDQNRDGFIDKEDLKDIYASLGKTNVKDEELESMLKEAAGPINFTMFLNLFGAKLLGMDGEETILNAFKMFDPDGKGHIHKDYLKRMMMTQADKFTAEEIDQMFKSSPIDAAGNLDYKSFCYTITHGEEKEE